In Etheostoma spectabile isolate EspeVRDwgs_2016 chromosome 20, UIUC_Espe_1.0, whole genome shotgun sequence, the following are encoded in one genomic region:
- the srp14 gene encoding signal recognition particle 14 kDa protein, whose protein sequence is MVLLENDSFLTELTRLFQKCRTSGSVVITLKKYDGRTKPAPRKGHTESFEPADNKCLIRASEGKKKISTVVSTKEVIKFQMAYSNLLRAHMDGLKKKDKKSKSKKTKATQ, encoded by the exons ATGGTGCTGCTTGAAAACGATTCG TTTCTCACAGAGCTCACACGGCTGTTCCAGAAGTGCAGAACATCTGGCAGTGTTGTCATCACGCTAAAGAAAT ATGATGGGAGGACCAAGCCAGCACCCCGAAAGGGCCacacagagtcatttgaaccaGCAGACAACAAATGTCTCATCAGAGCAtctgagggaaaaaagaaaataagcacaGTG GTCAGCACCAAAGAAGTAATCAAGTTTCAAATG GCATACTCCAACCTCCTTAGAGCTCACATGGATGGACTTAAGAAGAAAGATAAGAAAAGCAAAAGCAAGAAGACCAAAGCCACCCAATGA